In the Mustelus asterias unplaced genomic scaffold, sMusAst1.hap1.1 HAP1_SCAFFOLD_92, whole genome shotgun sequence genome, ATCAAGGGTAGGTTAGAGGGTGGAAGAAATTAAATAATAAAGAATCTTCGTGTATTTGTTAATTTGTCTTCATTTGGTAACACTGATTTTATCCCCGGTACGTCAATTCAATGGCCGTGCTATTACCCACCATTCCCTGCGGCCCTACAAGTGCTCTATTCACTCCACAGGAGTCCAGTGCGCAGGCGCCTTGCTgtatctggagcatgcgcagtgtcactttgttCCGAGTTCTGCGAGTGCGGGAGCTACTTTTCCAGCGGGTGAGAGTCGGTcgggcggagggaggaatggagccgggagacgggctgggggggggggggggggggagcggaggcttcacaaacacccgctggaggccgcaAGCCCAGAATGAGAGTCGAGATTGCAGCTCCGGGGATTCACTCCTGGGCACTggcccaggtggcacagtggtcagcactgctgcctcacagcacaagggacccgggttcaattcccggcttgggtcactgtctgtgtgggtttcctccgggtgctccggtttcctcccacagtccaaagatgtgtggattaggtagattggccatgagaaattgccccttagtgtcagggggactagctcgggttagtgcatggggttatatggggatagggcctgcagactcaatgggctgaatggcctccttctgcactgtcggattctatgattctaggttagCGGCCACCATCTTGGGCAACAGAGTGCATGCATGGTCATGTCTGTGTCCCTGAAATATCCGTCACTCTGGTTGTTATATAGCACACAGTTAAAGACTATAGTTATATAGTCTTTATTTATCACACTGAGATATAGTCTTGCAGCTCATGGCTGCGTAATTTATTACTTTAAAGTGTCATTATGGCATGGAAAGATTCCATTCGACAACTCGAATCCACGTTGACTCGAGCAATCCACTTCTCCCTCTACTTCACTGTTCCgctgcaagtttatttctttcaattgtccatccaatttcattttgaaatcactgATCATCTCCACATATACTTTCTGtgtaggcagtgagttccaagtcATAGCCCTCACTGCTTAGATAATGTTCTTGTTCATAAACTTTCTTCATTTCTAATTATGTAATACTGTAATACAGTCTATTTGCATTTTTACACCACAAAATGTTGAgatttattttatatatatatatatatgagagagagagtccaGCAGCATCAATGAAAATTTTGGGTCTCTTTGCCCAGAACAGGAGACTTTTTCTTCAGTCAGCATGAATTAGCACCACCAGGAGAATTAGGAAAGTGAATATTTGGAAGAGCAGAGTGAGGATGGGAGCAGAGTGAGGATGGGGGGGAAAGTGTATCCGATGGGGATGTCGTGGTTTTTGGAAATAGGAAAGAATTTTCAACAGAAATTAGAATTGTttattctgaatttctatcctgtacttgcAGTGATAACTTTTGCAAACTCCTTTTCCAGGATATTTAAAGGGAAGGGTTTTCAGACAAAAATCTCAAACAAAACAGGTCAAGATTTGACAGAAGCGTTTGATTCATCAGAACCTGAAAATCATTTGATTTGAACCCAGAAGAAGAAATCTTGTCTGTTCTGTCACCTTCTGAagttttcaaacatcagtgtgacagaaaaacacagagacacagacatccAGGTGAGTGTGTCccagtgaactgactggaaaGACCTTTGACcaattacacagcctgaaaaaacatcacaccgtTCACAGCGAGGAAAAACTGtccacgtgttgtgtgtgtggacgaggctttgactgattgtccaacctggagagacatggcaaaaccatggaaatgtggggaatgTGCAAGGGATTCCGTGTCCCATCTGCACTCGAAGCTAgacacatacatgagggagaaaggaatagaaggatatgctgatggggggagatgaagaggggtgggtggaggctcatgtggagcataaatactgacatagaCCAATTCAGCCGactggcccggccctgtgctgtagactcaatggaacagagacaaatgtatttattttagttCCAGTGCAGTAGTAAATGCAGAATCTATCAAATTCAGGTCAGAATTAAGAGTCATGGTGTTGTGATCTAAGTTAAAAGAGTATGGAGCACCCACAGCAACTCGGTTACAATGAATGTTCATCTTCTGAAAGCCCTTATGTGGCCGGTGACAATGTGTGTTTGAAAGCTGGACCATTGAGAAGAGCGATGAGCCGCCAATAAAAGTGTTTGAAATGAAAGGACTCGGACGGATATTGCGTGTGTCAAGGACGGCAAAGTGGGTGAATGAGTGGGTGCTGGAGAAAGCTGGTGTTCACCGGAACCTGTCTGAGGCTCTGACATCCCGGAAGCTCACCTATTTTGGACATGCGTTGTGACTAGAGAGGGAGTGTTTGGAAAAAGAGGCAATGTgagacacaacacctggaaaatGTGTACAAGGAAGATCCAAGAAGGCACAGGTGAATAATATCGGAATGTGGACTGGCCTCTCAATGGGACAGACAGTGAACGCAGCAGATAAATCAGTGGAGAAAGATTTTTCAGAGTGTGACCAACCCTCAGAACGAGGATGGATGAAAGACAAGGCACTTGTAGTGGGAGGAAAAATACTATTTACTGTCCAAAATAAAATTAATGTACATCTGCTTTTGTGCATAATTTCAATGGAAACGTGCCCTCACTTAAAGGGAATCAGCCACTGGAATAAAAATTGAGACACCGGTCAGTCCAACAGCGAGAAACCCTTTGACCCTCCCACTTtatcaactgtcagaatgaacatgcttcagtcctggatgtgattaacagcagcaacaacagcaaaatccaacccctAAAATCActtgtgaatccgctggtgtttcagcaggctgaatgactgagtgaatcctttcccacagtcagaacagatgaatggcctctccccagtgtgaactcactggtgtttcagcaggtgggatgatcgagtgaatcctgtcccacacacagaacaggtgaatggctgctccccagtgtgaactcgccggtgtctcaggaggcttgatgaattaataaatcccttcccacagtcagagcaggtgaatggactctctccgctgtgaactcgctggtgtgccaggAGGGTGGATGAATTTCTGCATCCTTTCCCACACGTGGAGCAGGTGAAGGGACTgtccccagagtgaactcgctggtgtgtcagcaagtttGATGAATTAACAAATCCCTTCCTACACTGGAAGCAAGTGAActgtctctccccggtgtgactgcacCTGTGAATTTCCAGATGAGATGgggaagtgaatcccttcccacaatccacacatttccatggtttccccATGGTGTGGctgtctgtgtctcagtgcttttgcagtcACACTGATGGCAAAATGGGTGATGGTTTCCTGCGTCCAAatgaatcgagtgactctgtcaggtCTTGATGTGAAGTTTAGTTTGGGATTTCTGATGGCAAATCCTCTCCTTTtagtatcctgtaaaaggagtttacaaatgtcatcactgtcagtacagctcAGAAACTCAGAACAGACAATCCTAGTTGCTGTGAAACATTCTGTCCACTCTCGTTCCCCAAACCTGTAAGTTACTACCTCTTGCTccatcccccccaactccccactccctccattctcactctgctgtattcaCCTTCCCAATTCTCTTCAAGGTGCTAATTCATGCTGATGGGCACTTTTGACACTCTTGTTCTCGACCAAGTGACAATAGGAtcctatgaaataggagcaggagtcggccattcggctcaCCAACTCTGCTGTTCTatttcataagatcatggctgatctgattgtgattcTGACTTCATTTTCTTCCTGtcacccataacccttgaccctaTATTTAATAATGcagcccccactgctctctgggcaaGAGAACTGCAAAGATTAACGACCCATTAATTGACAGACCAGATGATcgactgaagcctcgtccacacacagaaacgtgtatggtttctccccactgtgaacagtgctttttccTCCTATGTTCAAAACTCGATCACATTCAGGGCAGGATAAATTGGGTGATGTTTGATTTTAGTTTCCTGACTTCAAATCCTTTTCTTCTAAAAACCTATGAAATTGATTTAAACACAaaaagaggagtgagagagaacccacaaaaacacaaaggcaggttgtgaaattgagctgaatgaatctggtaatttgtggggctGCCACTAGGACCAAGTGACAATGAAAcagctggattgtcataaaacacCAACTGACTcagcaatgtccttcagggaagggaacctgccaCCCGGTCTGGATCTGTGCAAGACTCTAGTCTCcatagcaggagagagagagacagaagggggaAGAGGCAAGGGGTGAAGGAGAGGAATGTTATATATTTACAACTCAGCTGGAACTTACACAGAACCTCCTAAACCCTCAACCACCACCATTGAGCAAGGATAGCAGCTGTATGTGAACATCATcatctccaagttcccctccagttcATACATTGTCCTGACTTGACATCCAGTGCCGAAAACTTGAAAATTCCTTCACTAAAATGTTGTGAATTGAAAGCCTTTGTTTTTGGAACGTAGGGTtcggagcagaagttggcaaattcagcccttcaagctgctccgctattcaatcagatcatggctgatgtctccctcgtctcaaatccacctcccctcctgttccccatatcccattAAGCCTTTTTGTTCCATCAGAAATACATCTATCTCCTTTAGTTCCtgttacaaactccactcccttgcCACTGACTCCATTCTCCCCCTTGCAAACTGTCTGAGACCGATCCAGATTATTCAGaacaatggtgaaatatttcaTCCCAAACTGACCTTTCAATCACATATCCACATTATCACCACCACTGTAtgtttccacctcagtaacatcacccaactctgaccaagtctcagctcatctgcctttgaGACCCTCATCCATTCCTTTGTTACCTCTTGGCTTAACTTTCCTCATGCACTTCCAGCAGCCTCGCACATTCAACCTCCCCGTCACCTTAAGGTCATCCAAGTCACTGCTGTCCGTGTGCCCATTCACACCAAGTGTTTACACATCAGCTCTGTGTTTGCTGACCAAAAAAAGCTCCTGACTTTTTTATACAAAATACATACAAATTGTTATTTCTCCACAACTAACTGAGGATGGACAATACttgagacacagatttaagattttgagCAAGATCAATAGTGGCGATATGAAGAAGagattttacacagtgagtgataatgacctggaactcaatgCTTACCCGCAaagatcaatgatattcaggtcctgatgggTTGAGTCATGCTGTCAGAATTTGATgaggtttggtttgagatttctctcTGCAAATCCTCTTCTAATATCCGGTAAAAGAAGTATACAAAAACATCATGATCATTCCATAGAGTCACAGggatttacagtatggaaacaggccacaaacattggtgtcatctgcaaactaactaaccatgcctcctaaattctcatccaaatcattaatataacgaATAAaaaacagtgaacccagcaccgatccctgaggcacaccactggtcacaggcctccagtttgaagaacaaccctctacaaccaccctctgtcatgaagtcaattttgtatccatttggctaccttaccctggatcccatgagatttaaccttgtgcaacaacctaccatgcggtacctcatcaaaggccttgcgaaagtccatgtaggcaacgttAACTACAGTGCCCTCATCCaacttcttggttatcccttcaaaaaaaaactcaatcaaatttgtgagacatgattttccactcacaaagccatgctgactgtccctaatcagtccttgcctctctaaatgcttgtagatcctgtctctcagaatatcttctcACAACTTACCCACGACAGACATTAGGTTCACCggactgtagttcccaggcttttccctgcagcccttcttaaacaaagccaCAACatctgccaccctccaatcttcaggcacttcacctgcTATCGATGACTCAAATATCTTTGCTCAGGgagccgcaatttcctccctaccctcccacaatgtcctgggatacacttcatcaggtcccggggatttatctaccttgatgcactttatgaCTTCCAGCACGAGTCCAGAAATTATATTCTGAAGAATGATGGAGTTTTCCAGCccaaagaggccactcggcccatcatgtctccacCAGCCACCCtgcatctattctaatcccactttctagcACTTCATCCATAGCCTTGTCCGCTATggcgtttcaaatgctcatctaaatgcttcttaaatgttgtaaacgtttccgcctctaccaccctttctggCAGTGAGATAGATCCATGATGCAAACGGGGTAAAATCTTTTTGAGAGGTTGCGGTTTGCACAACATATTTGCGAAACCTCCCTGCTCACCAGCCTGATCCATCGCTCCCTCGGCACAGCCCATTCCCtcaccgaacctgggtcccagaaaaAATACTATCCGCCAGGCATTACCcggactgcgcatgctccactcccagccccgcccctcattcactcccattggttggaggaccagccgctcccgctcggtcctccagtcccgccccctctcctcctattggtccgcagctgccgtcaatcagccgggcattgtgacggtttCAGATGGTGGGAGGGGCCACAGACTCAGGCTGACTTGCTGATTATCGGCAGCATTTTGTGTTTGGGAATTAGAGCTGGAGATGGATGGTCAGTTCCCCTCTGTCCAGGGCTGGGGGATTCACACTCATTTCCCCAGGACACTCATTATCACCGCAACTTTACAGGAGAAAGTCCCCGCTTCAATCCTTACTGCAAACTTTATGTTTAAAATTATTACTGATGATTGtcttttgatttgtcacatgtattagtatacattgaaaagtattgtttgttgagcgctacacagacaaagcataccgttcatagagaaggagagggtgcagaatgtagtgttacagtcatagccagggtgtaaagaaagatcaacttaatgcaaggtaagtccattcaaaagtctgacagcaacagggaagaagctgttcttgagtcagttggtacgtgtcctcagacttttgtatctttttccaagtggaaggaggcagaagagacaatgtctgcggtgcgtggggtccttgtggTAAATCCTATCAATGGCCGAATGAAAATCCTGATAAATTACATCAACTTCATTGCcaactctctctgttacctcctcaaaacattcgaTAAGATTGTCCAGGGAAatgttcccttttgaaatccatacTGATTTCTCGATTTTCGTATGTTCTGTCCTTTACTTGGGATTCTATTTATCGACATGAGGCTGACTAGTCTATCATTCACTGAGCATGTTCTGTCCTCTTTCTGAAATGTCGGAATCAGATTAGCTCTctgccagtcctctggcactacacATTTAGTGAATTAATTATGAGTAGTACTGTCTGTGCTATCTCTTCCCGACATTCTTTTAAAATGTGAATTTAATCCATCCCCTTTAAGTTATATTAGTTTATCCAACACATCCTTTCTTGATTTTAAATGAACTTCTCATTACTCATCTGATCACTCAATTTTTTAtttatctattctctctcccagaGTACAATGAAGCAAAAGAATGTTTGAAGATTTCGGTAATCTGTAGATCATTAGCTGTGGTATTGTGCTGTCTGTCCCTTCATAGTCCAATTCACATCACAGGTTTCCTCTTTTATTGATGTATAAAATATTTCACCATTCTGTTTAATGTTCCATGATAATTTCATAATGCAGGTGTCACTGTGTAATGTGCAAGCCAGTAAGAATTATCAGCAAAGATTACTCAGCAGtttctaattggagatgttaatcagtggaaCTTCTCAGACATTGAATTGTCAATGTTGCACCACAGAtcaatttaggattgaagtaatAGTTCAGAATTTTGTAATTGAGTGCCTATCATGAGTTCTTGGATGAAGGAGAGATCAGAGGGTGCTTTCAAAACCCAAAACTGCACTCCTGAGAATCAGTAAcatctccagaatattaaactccagccagtTATTCTCTAATCGGCAGAAACAAACCAGATATATTCAGATGATCAATCCTTGACaaaattaacagcagcaataacagaatTCAACAACTGctgtcacttgtgaacttgctgatgtgtcaACAGGTGCTGTGACTGAGTGAagccctttccacacacacagcaggtgaacggcctctccccagtgtgaattctctggtgtgtctgcaggtgagagcactgagagaatcccttcccacactcggagcaggtgaatggcctgtccccagtgtgggtgcgtcGGTGTGCAGTGAGGGCGGAAGAATGTCTGAACCTCTTttcacaggaagtgcagctgaatggcttctcctcggtgtgaattcgctggtgtgaccaaAGGCCACTCGAGTGagtaaatctcttcccacacacagagcaggtgaatggtcgctCCCCAGTATGAGTGCGTTGGTGTGCAGTGAGGTCGGAAGATtgcctgaacctctttccacagtgcttgcagctgaatggcctctcctctgtgtgaattcgctggtgtaacaTGAGgctggctgactgagtgaatcccttaccacacatacagcaggtgaatggtctctccccagtgtgaacccgctggtgtgcagTGAGGTTGGATAACTGTCCGAAACTCTTTTCACAGTAAGTGCAGCTGAAgggcttctcctcagtgtgatttcgctggtgtctcagtaaGTTGGTTGActtagtaaatcccttcccacacacagaacaggagaatggcttctccccggtgtggctgcgtcgatggatttccagcAGGCACGGGAAATTGAATCCTttgccacaatcctcacatttccatggtttctccatggcccctgccccagtgtgactgcgtcgatggtaTTCTAGcagggatggataattgaatcctttcccacattctTCACATTTGCAAAtccgctccccagtgtgactgcgtcgatggttTTCCAACaaggatggataattgaatcctttcccacattcctcacatttccatggtctctctccagtgtgactgcgttggtgAATTTCCAAcagggatggataattgaatcccttcccacattccacACATTGCCACGGTTTTTCCATCGTGCCAGCCCCACCGTGAACgcgtcgatggatttccagcCGGGATGGAAAATTGAATcgtttcccacagtccccacatttccactgtttctccatggtgtcagtgtccctgtctctctccaggttggatgacacacacacgtccacacacacaacacatgtaTAGTTTCTTCCTGCTATGAACGGTGTTATATTTTTTCAGGCTGTATAACTAGAGAAACCACTTTCCACATTCAGTTCACTGGACACTTTTGCTTGGGTGTGCGTGCTTCCAGATCCTTTTATAAAAGAATAGAAAGAGACAaaggtcacagcacagaaggaggcggtCACATTGAAATTAGAAATCCCTTGTTTTCTGAGACAAAGGTATTTTGCAAAAGTCATCGCCATcagtacaggacagaaattcagaaaGGACAATTCTAGTTTTGATGGAACATTTCTTCCTTACTCATTGCACCAAAGCTGTAAATCCCCATCCTTCACATTTTTGCTCCTTCCTGGCCTGAAATCATagtcacagagttttacagcacaaaaagaggcccattgtgtcagtgccGGCCATCAAACatatctattctcatcccatttcttGTACTTGGTCCAGAGCCTTCTATGCTATTGCATTTCAAACACTCATCTAAATGGTTCTTAAATGTTGAGAGTTCTCACCTTTCCCACCCTTTGAGgtcgtgagttccagattcccaccaccctctgggtgaaaaagtattttctcaaatcccctctaaatctcctgccccttaactcAAATCTATGGCAGCTGGTTTTTGACCCCTCTAAGGGGAAAAGTAACTTCCTGTCTATCCTAAACAAaaagagaacatgctggaaaatctcagcgggtctggcagcatctgtaaggacagaaaagagctgacattgagtccagatgaccctttgtcaaagctaaaaggcacaatgtggagatgacggcgttagactggggtgggcacagtaagatgtctcacaacaccaggttaaagtccaataggtttatttggtagcatgagttttcggagcactgccccttcatcatgtgAGTGGACTCAaataaaatccaaataaacctattggactttaacctggtgttgagatacTTCCTACAAtgcctaaaaggcatagaaagtgtgagatatttatactgtagggtgagagaatgaaagatgagtcacagccacaaaatgacagtccatagagagaataagaggtataaatggccaaatggcaaagaagctgaaatcagagagtaagctgtgacagatgaagatgcttttatcccaagtttgcagatgacaccaagattggtggtatagtggacagtgaagaaggttatctaggattgcaacaggatcttgatcaattgggtcagtgggctgacgaatcgcagatggagtttaaattagataaatgtgaggtgatgcatttcggtagatcgaaccagggcaggacttactcagttaatggtagggtgttggggagagttacagaacaaagagatcgaggggtacatgttcatagctccttgaaagtggagtcacaggtagacagagtggtgaagacggcatttggcatgcttgctttcattggtcagaacattgaatacaggagttgggacgtcttgttgaagttgtacacaatacattggtaaggccacacttggaatactgtggacagttctggtcaccctaccatagaaaggatattattaaactagaaagagtgcagaacagatttactaggatgctcccaggacttggtggtttgagttataagaagaggctggatagactgggacatttttctctggagcgtaggaggcttaggggtgaccttataggggtctataaaataatgaggcacagatcagctagatagccaatatatCTTACCAAAGGTAAGGATGTATAAAATtagagagcacaggtttaaggtgagagatacaaaagggtccagagcggcaatttttttcacagagggtggagagtgtccggAACGAGCTGCTagatgcagtagtagaggcaggtacattcttgtcttttaaaaagtgtttagacagtcacatgggcgAGATgggtagaggggtatgggccaaatgcaggcaattgggactagcttaggggttaaaaaaggggcagcatgggcaagttgggctggaggacctgtttccatgctgcaaacctctatgactctatcctaactatatccctcataattttaaagacttcaATCTTGTCCCTATCAGCCTTCACTGTTCTAAGAACAACAATCCCAGCGTAGCCAGCTTCTCTCCATAGTTGAAATGCTCCaacacaggcaacatcctggtgaatctcctctgcatcctctctcgtgcaatcacatccttcctgtagtgtggtgaccagaactgcacacagcacactAGCTGTGGCCAAccgagcattttatacagttccatcagaaCCTCCCTGGTCTTCTGTTCTGTGCCTTGGCTGATAAAGGTAACTATCTCATATGCCTTGTAACCACCTTACCAACCTGTCCTGCTTCCTGATAGGATCTTTGCACATGCACCCTTAGGTCTCTCTGCTCTACTTCCTAGCATCCTCCCATTCATTGAGTATTCACACCCACTGCAGCATCTCCACCCTCCACTTCCAACTTCCTCCTTCGCTCCTGTGAACGGATTGAGAATAAAATTCTTGAATCAAAcattttctctcctggtcacGGGGACCCTGAGAACCCGCCCGCCCTTTGTGACGTCACAGATAGCCGCGCCTGCGCCCTGCTGCCCGCTggaacaagatggcggccgtAACCCCGGGCCTGTTGCCGGGAAAAGCCTCGGTGCTCCAAACgcgagagctgcaggattttattGGGGATTCGCCTACATGGCCTACACCGGGTGTTAATGAACTCTGTCCTCACCCTCCGCCTCCTACCGGCCGCCGTTTCTTCTCGCGCCGCCGCCTCTTACCGTCCGCCGTTCGACAAACCAGCTTCTCGTCCACTGTCCAGCCTGCGCATGTTCAGTACAACGAGGAACTGCGCATGCGTTCAGGTCTCCAGCTCTGATCGGGGACATTCTCTCCCGCGGGGCAGGTTGGGTAACATCCCCGCCATTGATCCAGTGAGTTTAGAATTATTTATCCGCTGTTGCTgagactcagtaagaagtctcacaaccaggttaaagtccaacaggtttatttggaatcacgagcattcggagcaccgccccttcatcaggtgagtctccacATCTAcaagcatcttcacatcattgtCAAGACTGCGCtcgtcccctcagcctcctgcagcCACACCGCACATGCTCCGCTCAGGGAGGTGGGCACTGGGTGCAGAGCTTAACAGGCACGTGCGTGTTGCCCTTCTGAAGGAGATTGGCCTGATTAACCTGGCATTTATTTCATCAATGGAATGAAATATCGAGTGTCACAGtcattgaaaaataaaatgttagaaagcagtgaacattataaataaacataaaaactaggagcaggagtaggccatctggc is a window encoding:
- the LOC144484083 gene encoding uncharacterized protein LOC144484083, with the translated sequence MEKQWKCGDCGKRFNFPSRLEIHRRVHGGAGTMEKPWQCVECGKGFNYPSLLEIHQRSHTGERPWKCEECGKGFNYPSLLENHRRSHTGERICKCEECGKGFNYPSLLEYHRRSHTGAGAMEKPWKCEDCGKGFNFPCLLEIHRRSHTGEKPFSCSVCGKGFTKSTNLLRHQRNHTEEKPFSCTYCEKSFGQLSNLTAHQRVHTGERPFTCCMCGKGFTQSASLMLHQRIHTEERPFSCKHCGKRFRQSSDLTAHQRTHTGERPFTCSVCGKRFTHSSGLWSHQRIHTEEKPFSCTSCEKRFRHSSALTAHRRTHTGDRPFTCSECGKGFSQCSHLQTHQRIHTGERPFTCCVCGKGFTQSQHLLTHQQVHK